In Georgenia soli, a genomic segment contains:
- a CDS encoding LacI family DNA-binding transcriptional regulator, protein MTTARTSASLGGHNPPSVRMKDVAARAGVSLQTVSRVVNATGTVTEETAARVLAAVQELGYRPNVLARSLATKINRTVGVVVVGEMRHGLGSSVLAVEDAARERGVLTVSTHVSTGDATSMRDAVDRILGSSVGGMVVLGPTHDVLDQVGDVWGRMPTVILTTARSTERHITTVAIDHDHAMNQIVDHLADLGCRRIAHLSGDPRWSDARLRAAAFTQRVRLRGLEGTILPGESWEASTGYQVAAGLNRGDLPDAIVASNDAVALGVMSALHEHDVRVPEDVKVVGFDDLPESAYFRPTLTTVRQDFQLLGLTAIAQLDEMMRGGDGQNIRVPAPLIVRGSTESGWTR, encoded by the coding sequence ATGACCACCGCCAGGACCTCCGCCAGCCTCGGTGGTCACAACCCGCCGAGCGTGCGGATGAAGGACGTCGCGGCACGCGCCGGCGTCTCCCTGCAGACGGTGAGCCGGGTGGTCAACGCTACCGGCACCGTCACCGAGGAGACCGCCGCCCGCGTCCTTGCCGCGGTGCAGGAGCTCGGCTACCGGCCGAACGTGCTCGCGCGATCGCTGGCGACCAAGATCAATCGCACGGTCGGCGTTGTCGTCGTGGGCGAGATGCGCCACGGCCTGGGTAGCTCGGTGCTGGCGGTCGAGGACGCCGCCCGCGAGCGCGGGGTGCTCACCGTCTCGACCCACGTGTCGACCGGTGACGCCACCAGCATGCGCGACGCGGTCGACCGGATCCTGGGCAGCAGCGTGGGCGGGATGGTCGTGCTGGGGCCCACCCACGACGTGCTCGACCAGGTCGGCGACGTCTGGGGCCGGATGCCTACCGTCATCCTCACCACGGCTCGGTCCACCGAGAGACACATCACCACGGTGGCGATCGACCACGATCACGCCATGAATCAGATCGTCGACCATCTCGCCGACCTCGGCTGCCGCCGGATCGCTCACCTCTCGGGTGACCCGCGCTGGTCCGACGCCCGTCTGCGTGCCGCCGCTTTCACGCAACGCGTTCGACTGCGCGGGCTCGAAGGCACAATCCTTCCCGGCGAGTCCTGGGAGGCGTCCACGGGATACCAGGTGGCCGCCGGACTGAACCGCGGCGACCTTCCCGACGCCATCGTGGCGTCAAACGATGCCGTGGCGCTCGGCGTGATGAGCGCGCTCCACGAGCACGACGTGCGCGTCCCCGAGGACGTGAAGGTCGTCGGGTTCGACGACCTGCCGGAATCGGCCTACTTCCGCCCGACCCTCACCACTGTCCGCCAGGACTTCCAGCTGCTGGGCCTGACGGCCATCGCGCAACTGGACGAGATGATGCGCGGCGGGGACGGGCAGAACATCCGCGTTCCTGCACCGTTGATCGTGCGGGGCAGCACCGAGAGTGGGTGGACCCGATGA
- a CDS encoding rhamnulokinase, which translates to MNSSATPVAVDMGSSSVRVTAGSFDGARLTLSEVARFPNEARTVAGRLVWPLHELVERTRAVLSAVADEGMSSVAVDSWGVDHVLVDASGHAVAHPASYRDARTRGIPDELARRGLTAQGLWSRTGIQPDPINTSHQLVATLRQLAPAERDDVARVLMVPDYVAHRLGAEPGWSRAICSTSGLAEPGGGRWADDLLRELAIPTEWFGDIAPERQVAGHFAGSSDVPVIRAGSHDTACAVHALPSAPGPRVFLSSGSWSLLGVETDRPLLDDAVRAAGFSNEVRTEGGIRLLRNLTGLWILQECVRQWTREGVPTTWAGLTRDAVNAPGATALLDPDDPVFQTPGDMPARVRDAVRRNGGRVPESPGEVARVVLDSLAVSYAGTVRQLANLTGANPSCVVAVGGGTRNDLLNQLTADACGLPVAAGAAEATSVGSLLAQLETLGEIGPNDRSAIVDASFDVRLYEPRASALAGLAPPNLERLS; encoded by the coding sequence ATGAACAGCTCAGCAACGCCTGTGGCCGTGGACATGGGGTCCAGCTCGGTGCGGGTCACTGCCGGCAGCTTCGACGGCGCACGCCTGACGCTGTCCGAGGTGGCACGCTTCCCCAACGAGGCGCGCACCGTCGCCGGCCGGCTCGTGTGGCCGCTGCACGAGCTGGTCGAGCGCACGCGCGCTGTGCTGTCCGCCGTGGCGGACGAGGGCATGAGTAGCGTCGCGGTCGACTCGTGGGGCGTCGACCACGTGCTCGTCGACGCGTCGGGCCACGCCGTTGCCCATCCCGCCAGCTACCGGGACGCCCGCACCCGGGGCATCCCGGACGAGCTGGCACGCCGGGGACTCACAGCGCAGGGTCTGTGGTCCCGCACCGGCATCCAGCCAGATCCCATCAACACCTCGCACCAGCTCGTGGCCACCCTGCGCCAGCTCGCTCCCGCCGAACGTGACGACGTCGCCCGAGTCCTCATGGTTCCGGACTACGTCGCACACCGGCTCGGCGCCGAGCCGGGCTGGAGCCGGGCGATCTGCTCCACCAGCGGCCTCGCCGAGCCCGGCGGAGGCCGCTGGGCGGACGACCTGCTCCGCGAGCTCGCCATCCCCACCGAGTGGTTCGGCGACATCGCCCCCGAGCGGCAGGTCGCCGGCCACTTCGCCGGATCCTCCGACGTGCCGGTTATCCGGGCCGGCAGCCACGACACCGCCTGCGCCGTGCACGCGCTGCCCAGCGCGCCCGGGCCGCGGGTGTTCCTCTCCTCCGGGAGCTGGTCACTGCTCGGCGTCGAGACCGACCGGCCGCTCCTTGACGACGCCGTCCGCGCAGCCGGGTTCTCCAACGAGGTCCGCACCGAAGGCGGTATCCGGCTGCTGCGGAACCTCACGGGACTGTGGATCCTCCAGGAGTGCGTCCGCCAGTGGACCCGTGAGGGCGTCCCTACGACATGGGCCGGACTCACTCGCGACGCCGTGAACGCTCCCGGCGCCACCGCCCTCCTCGACCCCGACGACCCTGTGTTCCAGACCCCCGGCGACATGCCCGCCCGCGTCCGCGACGCCGTCCGACGGAACGGGGGACGCGTGCCGGAGAGTCCGGGCGAAGTTGCCCGCGTGGTCCTCGATTCCCTCGCCGTCAGCTACGCCGGGACGGTCCGGCAGCTTGCGAACCTTACCGGGGCCAACCCCTCGTGCGTCGTCGCGGTCGGCGGCGGCACGCGCAACGACCTGCTCAACCAGCTCACCGCGGACGCGTGCGGTCTCCCGGTCGCCGCGGGAGCCGCGGAGGCGACCAGTGTGGGCTCGCTTCTCGCGCAGCTCGAGACCCTCGGCGAGATCGGACCGAACGACCGCAGCGCCATCGTCGACGCCTCGTTCGACGTGCGGCTCTACGAGCCGCGCGCGAGCGCACTCGCCGGGCTCGCTCCTCCCAACCTTGAAAGGTTGTCATGA
- a CDS encoding ABC transporter substrate-binding protein gives MKTIKKRVLGAVSILAVSALTLTACGRGDASTDAADGASPEGGSGPYVAIVSKGFSQQFWVSVREGAEAAADELGARITFDGPDTESDVEQQIQQLQTAMNGNPDAIGFAALDSEASIPLIEQADADGIPIVAFDSGVESEIPVTTVATDNYAAAAEAAKHMVELAGGTGKVAVVAHDQTSLTGTQRRDGFVDYIEQNSDMEIVDIQYTNSDVLKATNVTNAFLQANPDLKGIFATNEASAIGMITAIDELGRKDGLTAIGFDSGKGQIDAIKDGRLDGAITQDPYNIGYRTVEAALAAIDGEEVEELVDTGFYFYDATNLEDEEIARSLYE, from the coding sequence ATGAAAACCATCAAGAAGCGCGTCCTCGGGGCCGTGAGCATCCTCGCCGTCTCGGCGCTCACGCTCACCGCGTGCGGCCGCGGCGACGCGTCCACCGACGCGGCCGACGGAGCCTCGCCCGAGGGCGGTTCCGGGCCGTACGTCGCGATCGTGTCCAAGGGCTTCTCCCAGCAGTTCTGGGTCAGCGTCCGCGAGGGCGCGGAGGCCGCCGCGGACGAGCTCGGCGCCCGGATCACTTTCGACGGCCCGGACACCGAGTCCGACGTCGAGCAGCAGATCCAGCAGCTCCAGACCGCCATGAACGGCAACCCGGACGCCATCGGCTTCGCCGCCCTCGACTCCGAGGCTTCGATCCCGCTCATCGAGCAGGCGGACGCCGACGGTATCCCGATCGTTGCGTTCGACTCCGGCGTCGAGTCCGAGATCCCGGTGACGACGGTGGCCACCGACAACTACGCCGCCGCCGCCGAGGCCGCGAAGCACATGGTCGAGCTGGCTGGCGGCACGGGCAAGGTCGCCGTCGTCGCCCACGACCAGACGTCCCTCACCGGCACCCAGCGCCGCGACGGCTTCGTGGACTACATCGAGCAGAACTCCGACATGGAGATCGTGGACATCCAGTACACGAACTCCGACGTCCTCAAGGCCACCAACGTCACCAACGCCTTCCTCCAGGCCAACCCCGACCTCAAGGGCATCTTCGCCACCAACGAGGCCTCGGCGATCGGCATGATCACCGCGATCGACGAGCTCGGGCGCAAGGACGGCCTGACGGCCATCGGCTTCGACTCCGGCAAGGGACAGATCGACGCCATCAAGGACGGCCGCCTGGACGGCGCCATCACGCAGGACCCGTACAACATCGGCTACCGCACCGTGGAGGCCGCTCTCGCCGCGATCGACGGCGAAGAGGTCGAGGAGCTCGTCGACACCGGCTTCTACTTCTACGACGCCACCAACCTGGAGGACGAGGAGATCGCCCGCTCGCTCTACGAGTGA
- a CDS encoding ABC transporter permease: MTTAPTEQQTAEVVTEDAPGRQMRWQQFMIVGALVVLFVIFTIASPNFLTVSNVGGILLAASVTGILALGTSFVIATGGIDLSVGTTMTLVSVMLAVFGTSNYLGLPFPVAIVLALAFGALLGLLVGFLVSHLGIPPFIATLAMMMATQGASLIITGSTPQYFTEVDGFRNLATGQLIPKLPNAVLIFLVLAVVAWFLMNKTLIGRYAVSIGSNEEATKVSGVDTRRWKLYIYLTAFVFTAIAGIVMASRLNSAQPALGVGYELEAIAAVVIGGTSLAGGRASIIGTVVGATLMATLNNGLQILGIAQEWQRIAVAVVIIIAVWADTVRRRRSGEA; the protein is encoded by the coding sequence ATGACTACCGCACCCACAGAGCAGCAGACCGCAGAGGTCGTGACCGAGGACGCGCCCGGGCGGCAGATGCGCTGGCAGCAGTTCATGATCGTCGGCGCACTCGTCGTCCTGTTCGTCATCTTCACGATCGCGAGCCCGAACTTCCTCACCGTCTCCAACGTCGGCGGCATCTTGCTGGCCGCGTCGGTGACCGGCATCCTCGCGCTGGGCACCTCGTTCGTCATCGCCACCGGCGGCATCGACCTCTCTGTCGGCACCACGATGACGCTGGTCTCAGTGATGCTCGCGGTGTTCGGCACTTCGAACTACCTCGGCCTGCCGTTCCCCGTCGCGATCGTCCTCGCGCTCGCCTTCGGGGCCCTGCTCGGCCTGCTGGTCGGTTTCCTCGTCTCCCACCTCGGCATCCCGCCGTTCATCGCCACCCTGGCGATGATGATGGCCACCCAGGGCGCCTCCCTGATCATTACCGGCTCCACCCCGCAGTACTTCACCGAGGTCGACGGGTTCCGCAACCTCGCGACCGGTCAGCTCATCCCCAAGCTGCCGAACGCCGTGCTCATCTTCCTCGTGCTTGCCGTCGTCGCGTGGTTCCTCATGAACAAGACGCTCATCGGGCGCTACGCGGTCTCCATCGGCTCCAACGAGGAGGCCACCAAGGTCTCCGGCGTCGACACCCGGCGGTGGAAGCTCTACATCTACCTGACGGCGTTCGTGTTCACCGCGATCGCGGGCATCGTGATGGCGTCCCGCCTCAACTCGGCGCAGCCGGCCCTCGGTGTGGGCTACGAGCTCGAGGCGATCGCTGCGGTCGTCATCGGCGGCACCTCGCTCGCCGGTGGCCGCGCCTCCATCATCGGCACCGTCGTCGGCGCCACCCTCATGGCCACCCTCAACAACGGTCTTCAGATCCTCGGCATCGCCCAGGAGTGGCAGCGCATCGCCGTCGCCGTCGTCATCATCATCGCCGTCTGGGCCGACACGGTGCGCCGACGCCGCTCCGGCGAGGCCTGA
- a CDS encoding sugar ABC transporter ATP-binding protein has translation MADIVPGDNTPLLEVRDISKTFPGVKALDGVSLTLNRGEILGLCGENGAGKSTLMKILTGIYEPDEGGEVVFDGRPSKPRNPREAYEQGLVIVHQELQLVPDLTVAQNIFIGRERKVWGGIGIDDRGQVAAARRLLDRLGIRIDPTAVVGQLSVADRQMVEIARALSFDARVIILDEPTAPLSIDESEALFRVIREFRNENTAVIYISHRLEEVLELCDRVTVLRDGQSVGSKDAADLTQQELIEKMVGREVSGELRPPDRTPGEVVLEVRNLNTPGLLKDVNLELRRGEILGLAGLVGAGRTEVARAIVGADPRSDGEILVRGRKVDIANPAQAVAAGIGYLSEDRKGTGLLLTKSVKDNVALSSLGRHSKASVIDDRALAGIAKKQVRALAIKTPSVDQQTQFLSGGNQQKVIIGRWLVRDCEVLIFDEPTRGIDVGAKEEIYAILNELVASGKSLIVISSELPEVLRLADRVAVMSEGRLAGVLDNADATPERVMQLATSSHKSVMEDVQ, from the coding sequence TTGGCTGACATCGTGCCAGGAGACAACACCCCCCTCCTTGAAGTCCGCGACATTTCCAAGACATTTCCGGGCGTCAAGGCGCTCGACGGTGTCTCCCTCACCCTGAACCGGGGCGAGATCCTGGGCCTGTGCGGGGAGAACGGTGCAGGGAAGTCCACGCTCATGAAGATCCTCACGGGGATCTACGAACCCGACGAGGGCGGCGAGGTGGTCTTCGACGGCAGGCCGTCGAAGCCCCGCAACCCCCGCGAGGCCTACGAGCAGGGGCTGGTCATCGTTCACCAGGAACTCCAGCTCGTCCCCGACCTCACGGTCGCGCAGAACATCTTCATCGGCCGCGAGCGGAAGGTCTGGGGCGGGATCGGCATCGATGACCGCGGCCAGGTGGCGGCGGCCCGCCGGCTGCTCGACCGCCTCGGCATCCGGATCGACCCGACCGCAGTCGTCGGCCAGCTCTCCGTGGCGGACCGGCAGATGGTCGAGATCGCCCGCGCCCTCTCCTTCGACGCGCGCGTCATCATCCTCGACGAGCCGACGGCGCCGCTGAGCATCGACGAGTCCGAGGCGCTGTTCCGGGTGATTCGTGAGTTCCGCAACGAGAACACCGCGGTCATCTACATCTCGCACCGCCTCGAGGAGGTCCTTGAGCTGTGCGACCGCGTCACGGTCCTGCGCGACGGCCAGAGCGTCGGGTCCAAGGACGCCGCCGACCTCACCCAGCAGGAGCTCATCGAGAAGATGGTCGGCCGCGAGGTCAGCGGCGAGCTTCGTCCGCCCGACCGCACGCCGGGCGAGGTGGTGCTCGAGGTGAGGAACCTGAACACCCCGGGCCTTCTGAAGGACGTCAACCTCGAGCTGCGGCGCGGGGAGATCCTTGGCCTGGCCGGGCTCGTCGGTGCCGGGCGAACCGAGGTGGCCCGGGCGATCGTCGGCGCCGACCCGCGCTCCGACGGCGAGATCCTGGTGCGCGGCCGCAAGGTCGACATCGCCAACCCCGCCCAGGCGGTCGCCGCGGGCATCGGCTACCTCTCCGAGGACCGGAAGGGCACCGGCCTGCTGCTGACCAAGAGCGTGAAGGACAACGTCGCGCTCTCCTCGCTGGGCCGGCACTCGAAGGCCTCGGTGATCGACGACCGAGCCCTCGCTGGCATCGCGAAGAAGCAGGTCAGGGCGCTCGCCATCAAGACGCCCTCGGTGGACCAGCAGACCCAGTTCCTCTCCGGCGGCAACCAGCAGAAGGTCATCATCGGCCGCTGGCTGGTGCGGGACTGCGAGGTCCTCATCTTCGACGAACCGACGCGCGGCATCGACGTTGGGGCCAAGGAGGAGATCTACGCGATCCTCAACGAGCTCGTCGCCTCGGGGAAGTCCCTGATCGTCATCTCCTCCGAGCTGCCCGAGGTCCTGCGCCTCGCGGACCGCGTCGCGGTGATGTCCGAGGGACGCCTCGCCGGAGTGCTCGACAACGCCGATGCCACCCCCGAGCGAGTGATGCAGCTCGCCACCAGCAGCCACAAGAGCGTCATGGAGGACGTGCAATGA
- a CDS encoding class II aldolase/adducin family protein, whose amino-acid sequence MKHPEERQQLADVARRFAAEKLATGTGGNFSVAVGDELVITPSAVPYADLTPELMCVISRADGATIEGRFRPSSEWELHLRALEATGASAVVHTHSVAATAVASMAGVTEVPPFHYYMQILGGPVRVTEYARYGSPLLAERAGAALAGRTACLLGNHGAVLCDATLDGAFEKALELEWLCDMYLRIRAAGEPRVLSTADLQEVQEGLATYVNPVPHS is encoded by the coding sequence ATGAAACACCCTGAAGAACGCCAGCAGCTCGCCGACGTCGCACGTCGTTTTGCTGCTGAGAAACTAGCCACCGGGACCGGCGGGAACTTCTCCGTCGCCGTGGGCGACGAACTGGTCATCACCCCCAGCGCGGTGCCGTATGCCGACCTGACCCCGGAGTTGATGTGCGTCATCTCCAGGGCCGACGGCGCGACGATCGAGGGCAGGTTCCGACCCTCCTCGGAGTGGGAGCTCCATCTCAGAGCGCTGGAGGCGACAGGCGCCTCCGCGGTGGTGCACACCCACTCCGTGGCGGCCACCGCCGTCGCCTCCATGGCCGGCGTGACGGAGGTGCCGCCCTTCCATTACTACATGCAGATTCTCGGCGGGCCCGTGCGGGTCACCGAGTACGCACGCTACGGCAGTCCCCTTCTCGCGGAGCGAGCCGGCGCCGCCCTCGCGGGTCGTACCGCGTGCCTCCTCGGCAACCACGGCGCGGTGCTATGCGACGCCACCCTGGACGGCGCGTTCGAGAAGGCCCTCGAGCTGGAGTGGCTCTGCGACATGTACCTGCGCATCCGTGCGGCCGGCGAGCCCCGCGTGCTGAGCACGGCCGACCTTCAGGAGGTCCAGGAGGGGCTCGCAACGTACGTGAACCCGGTGCCGCATTCCTGA
- a CDS encoding FGGY-family carbohydrate kinase: MVTFLGIDVGTSSTKGVLVDESGTVLAQAVREHSVSRPDAGRVEIDGRLWWDEFVSIAAELTDRASEPPSAIGISGMGPCVLLTDADDQPVAPAALYGVDTRATAEIEQLNDELGADAIFETCDSYLSTQSAGPKLRWFANHMPEAYAAARRFHMPASYIVARLTGEYVLDRQSASQSTPLYDATTQEWHTAWTDVVAPGITLPRLAWAGDVAGSVTRAAAEAVPGLHPDTPVVVGTIDAWAEGLSVSAVSAGDLMLMYGTTLFLIGTTEHRVRHPSMWGTTGLSAGEWNLAGGMATSGAITGWLRDLFGSPSYTDLVAEAGESGPGSRGLVMLPYFEGERTPIQDPHARGTVTGLTISHTRGDLYRAALEATAFGVRHNIETFREAGVDVSRVVAVGGGTQSSLWPQIVSDVIGLPQEIRQVTVGASYGDAFLAARAAGLDVDIATWNPVTATVEPNTHQVYEDHYGHYRDLYAQTHHIQHALARESSGDRA, encoded by the coding sequence ATGGTGACGTTTCTGGGCATCGACGTCGGGACGTCGAGCACGAAGGGCGTACTCGTCGACGAGAGCGGCACCGTCCTCGCGCAGGCGGTCCGCGAGCATTCGGTGAGCCGTCCCGACGCCGGACGCGTCGAGATCGACGGACGCCTTTGGTGGGATGAGTTCGTCTCGATCGCCGCCGAGCTGACGGACCGCGCTTCCGAGCCGCCCAGCGCGATCGGAATCTCCGGGATGGGCCCGTGCGTGTTGCTGACGGACGCGGACGACCAGCCGGTGGCCCCCGCCGCCCTCTACGGGGTGGACACCCGGGCGACCGCGGAGATCGAACAGCTCAACGACGAGCTGGGCGCGGACGCCATCTTCGAAACCTGCGACTCCTACCTCTCGACGCAGTCGGCGGGCCCGAAGCTCCGGTGGTTCGCCAACCACATGCCGGAGGCATACGCGGCGGCTCGCCGCTTCCACATGCCGGCGTCCTACATCGTCGCCCGGTTGACGGGCGAGTACGTCCTCGACCGCCAGTCCGCCTCCCAGTCGACGCCGCTGTACGACGCCACCACGCAGGAGTGGCACACCGCGTGGACCGACGTCGTCGCCCCCGGCATCACCCTGCCCCGCCTAGCCTGGGCGGGCGACGTGGCCGGGTCGGTGACCCGGGCCGCCGCCGAGGCTGTGCCCGGCCTGCACCCCGACACCCCCGTGGTGGTGGGGACCATCGACGCATGGGCGGAAGGGCTTTCCGTCTCGGCGGTCTCAGCGGGCGACCTCATGCTCATGTACGGCACGACGCTCTTCCTCATCGGGACCACGGAGCACCGCGTGCGCCACCCCTCGATGTGGGGCACCACCGGGCTGTCCGCGGGCGAGTGGAACCTGGCCGGCGGCATGGCCACCTCGGGCGCCATCACCGGCTGGCTTCGGGACCTCTTCGGCTCGCCGTCCTACACCGACCTCGTCGCCGAGGCCGGGGAGTCCGGTCCGGGCTCGCGCGGGCTGGTGATGCTCCCGTACTTCGAGGGCGAGCGGACCCCGATCCAGGACCCGCACGCCCGGGGCACCGTCACGGGACTGACGATCTCTCACACTCGCGGCGATCTTTACCGCGCCGCCCTGGAGGCCACCGCGTTCGGCGTGCGCCACAACATCGAGACCTTCCGAGAGGCGGGGGTGGACGTCTCCCGAGTCGTAGCGGTCGGTGGCGGGACCCAGAGCAGCCTGTGGCCGCAGATTGTCTCTGACGTCATCGGGCTGCCCCAGGAGATCCGCCAGGTGACGGTGGGCGCCAGTTACGGGGACGCCTTCCTCGCCGCCCGGGCCGCCGGCCTCGACGTCGACATCGCGACCTGGAACCCGGTCACCGCGACCGTGGAGCCGAACACCCATCAGGTGTACGAGGACCATTACGGCCACTACCGCGACCTCTACGCGCAAACTCACCACATTCAGCACGCTCTGGCCCGGGAATCCTCCGGGGATCGCGCCTGA
- a CDS encoding sensor histidine kinase, producing the protein MAVPKVLLPLTSAETPRRGVLLVIGGVVAAAYGLLAAGFGQMYGQPDVPRAVITALVVVTAAIVLTPPFLHSVRVLDALAARTFLDADLPVLPGRGTSASLRGAAWYLALLGTGAVAALSLLVCVPVAVTLVARQSGVTVLDRTLGALGGLPVVPAVVLAVVLLVVPAYVFWWLGELLRFLAPLLLGPSAQERIARLEEETRQLAARNALARDLHDSVGHALTVTSLQAAAAERALERDPEFVRCALAAIAATGRDAAADLDRALGLLREGEAPTAADAAAGDRTLADLPALAHELRTAGADVAVTLPATDRVPHPVSRAGYAVVREAATNALRHGDGNIGIAIELAGSAVEIEVVNGLAGGGGGSPGTGRGLAGMRERALALGGEMTWGVQERRWVLRARLPWEAS; encoded by the coding sequence ATGGCCGTCCCGAAGGTGCTGCTGCCGTTGACCAGCGCGGAGACGCCGCGCCGCGGGGTACTCCTCGTCATCGGGGGCGTGGTCGCGGCGGCCTACGGGCTGCTGGCCGCTGGGTTCGGCCAGATGTATGGACAGCCGGACGTCCCGCGCGCGGTGATCACCGCGCTCGTCGTCGTCACAGCGGCCATTGTCCTGACCCCGCCGTTCCTGCACTCGGTCCGCGTCCTCGACGCTCTCGCGGCCCGAACCTTCCTCGACGCCGACCTGCCCGTCCTGCCCGGACGCGGCACCAGCGCGAGCCTGCGCGGAGCGGCGTGGTACCTCGCACTGCTCGGTACAGGAGCGGTCGCGGCTCTCTCCCTCCTCGTCTGCGTGCCCGTCGCCGTCACGCTCGTGGCCCGGCAGTCTGGAGTCACCGTCCTGGACCGGACGCTCGGCGCGCTCGGCGGACTGCCGGTGGTGCCCGCCGTCGTTCTCGCGGTCGTCCTCCTGGTGGTGCCCGCGTACGTCTTCTGGTGGCTCGGCGAGCTTCTCCGCTTCCTCGCACCTCTGCTGCTTGGGCCGTCCGCGCAGGAGCGCATCGCCCGGCTCGAGGAGGAGACGCGTCAGCTTGCCGCGCGCAACGCTCTTGCCCGCGACTTGCACGACAGCGTCGGCCACGCCCTGACCGTCACGTCGCTCCAGGCCGCCGCTGCCGAGCGGGCTCTCGAACGCGACCCGGAATTCGTCCGCTGCGCGCTCGCCGCTATCGCCGCCACCGGTCGGGATGCCGCGGCGGACCTTGACCGTGCGCTCGGGCTGCTCCGGGAGGGCGAGGCGCCGACGGCCGCGGACGCTGCGGCGGGGGACCGGACCCTCGCCGACCTGCCGGCGCTCGCCCACGAGTTGCGCACTGCCGGCGCCGACGTCGCGGTCACCCTGCCCGCGACCGACCGGGTGCCGCACCCCGTCTCCCGCGCCGGCTACGCCGTCGTGCGTGAGGCGGCGACGAACGCACTGCGCCACGGCGACGGCAACATCGGCATCGCAATCGAACTCGCAGGCTCCGCCGTAGAGATCGAGGTGGTCAACGGCCTGGCTGGCGGGGGAGGGGGTAGCCCCGGGACCGGGCGCGGCCTGGCCGGGATGCGGGAGAGGGCCCTTGCCCTCGGTGGTGAGATGACCTGGGGCGTCCAGGAGCGCCGGTGGGTGCTCCGTGCCCGGTTGCCGTGGGAGGCATCGTGA
- a CDS encoding response regulator, with protein sequence MTVKVLLVDDEALVRGGLRYIIDAEHDLEVVGEVADGADVPDAVARTRPDVVLMDVRMPGLDGISATRALLTQADRVGAEASRVLVLTTFENDDYVLDALRAGASGFLLKRAHPEQVLEGIRVVARGEALLFPTALRRLVAASGTGERGDRLARDRLSEREQEVLRLLASGKSNAEIGADLFLGRETVKTHVSSILAKLGVRDRTQAVVRAYESGFMRAGAD encoded by the coding sequence GTGACGGTGAAGGTCCTGCTCGTCGACGACGAGGCGCTCGTGCGCGGCGGTCTGCGGTACATCATCGACGCCGAGCACGACCTCGAAGTGGTCGGGGAGGTCGCCGACGGCGCTGACGTGCCCGACGCCGTCGCCCGGACGCGCCCCGACGTCGTGCTCATGGACGTGCGGATGCCAGGCCTCGACGGCATCTCGGCCACGCGGGCGCTGCTCACGCAGGCCGACCGTGTGGGTGCTGAGGCTTCACGGGTGCTCGTCCTGACGACCTTCGAGAACGACGACTATGTCCTCGACGCACTGCGCGCCGGTGCGAGTGGGTTCCTCCTCAAGCGCGCGCACCCGGAGCAGGTGCTCGAGGGCATCCGGGTGGTCGCGCGCGGGGAGGCGCTGCTGTTCCCAACGGCGCTGCGCCGGCTCGTCGCCGCGTCCGGCACGGGGGAGCGCGGCGACCGGCTGGCACGCGATCGGCTGTCCGAGCGAGAGCAGGAGGTACTCCGGCTCCTCGCATCCGGGAAGTCGAATGCGGAGATCGGCGCCGATCTCTTCCTCGGGAGGGAGACCGTCAAGACGCACGTCAGTTCGATCCTGGCCAAGCTGGGGGTGCGGGACCGCACCCAGGCAGTCGTTCGCGCCTACGAGTCGGGGTTCATGCGCGCCGGGGCTGACTGA